The genomic segment AAAAGGCGCCTTGCATCGTATTTATCGACGAGCTGGACACTATCGGCAAGAAGCGCGATACTGGCGGCATAGGCGGAAACGATGAGCGAGAGCAAACCCTCAACCAGCTGCTGACAGAAATGGATGGGTTTGACGGCAAGAGGGGTGTCGTCATCCTGGCCGCAACCAACCGCCCGGATTCGCTGGATCCGGCGCTGCTGCGCCCTGGACGTTTCGACCGCCGCATTCCCGTCGAACTGCCCGATTTGGCAGGGCGGGAAGCGATCTTGAAAGTCCATGCAAACAAAGTGCGGCTGGACCCAGGTGTGGATTTCAACGCCATTGCCAGAGCGACTTCAGGCGCTTCAGGCGCAGAGCTGGCAAACATGATCAACGAGGCCGCACTGCGGGCAGTGCGAAACGGCAGAAAGGCCGTCAGCCAGGAAGATCTGGAGGAGAGCGTGGAGGTCGTCCTTGCCGGGTATCAGCGCAAAAATGCCGTTGTTTCGGAGCGGGAAAAGAAGATCGTCTCCTATCACGAGATTGGCCATGCGCTTGTGGCCGCCAAGCAGGAGGGAACCGCGCCTGTACACAAGATCACCATCGTGCCGCGCACATCCGGCGCGCTTGGATATACCATGCAGGTCGAGGCAGGGGAGCGCCTGCTGCTCAGCCGGGAAGAGGCATTCCAAAGGCTGGCGACGCTGGCAGGTGGCCGCGCCGCAGAGGAGCTCATTTTCGGCTCGGTTACGACGGGCGCTTCCAACGATATCGAGCAGGCGACCAAGCTGGCCCGGGCGATGATCACCCGCTATGGCATGAGCGAAACCTTCGATATGACGGCGCTGGAGACTGTTTCCAACCAGTATTTGGGCGGGGACACTGCGCTTGCATGCTCTGCGCAGACGGCTGCAAAAGTGGATGAAGAGGTGATTGCGCTCATCAAAGATGCGCATCATAGGGCATATGAAATTTTGAGCAGCAACCAGGCGCTGCTGCACCAGCTGGCCGCATATTTATTGGAGAGAGAGACAATTACTGGAGAGGAATTCCAGAAGATTTTGGAGGAGAACTAATTTTGTATATCGATTGGACCTATATTTATCTCGTCCTGCCCGCAGTTGCCTTTGCAATGTGGGCAAGCGCAAAAGTAAATTCAACTTTCCGGCGCTATTCCGGCGTCCATTCCCAAAGCAACATCACGGGAAGGGAGGCCGCGCAGATGGTTTTACAGCAGAACGGCGTTTTCGGCGTCAATATCGAGCAAGTTCCCGGAAAGCTCAGCGATCACTATGATCCGCGCTCCAACACCATCCGCCTTTCCCAGGCTGTTTATCACAGCACTTCCGCCGCGGCCATCGGCGTCGCGGCGCATGAGGCGGGGCATGCCGTGCAGTATGCCAAGGGCTATTCGCCCATCAAAGTGCGCGCGGCCATCCTGCCTGCCGCCAATATCGGCTCTGGCCTGGCCATGCCGCTCATCCTGCTGGGAATTTTGCTGAGCGGCTTTGGAGCTTTTTATCAAAACATCGCCTATCTCGGCGTTGCCTGTTTTGGGCTGTGCACGCTGTTCCAGCTGGTAACGCTGCCCGTGGAATACAACGCCAGCAACAGGGCGCTTGAGGCAATTTCCAATGCCTCCATCTTCACGGCCCAGGAGCAGGAAGGGGCGAGGAAAGTGCTCTCTGCCGCGGCGCTGACTTATGTCGCATCCCTTGCCGTTTCCATCATGCAGCTGCTTCGGCTGATCCTGCTCGTGAACCGGAACAACCGCAGAGATTAAGGCTTGCAAAGAGCAGTGCGGCGTTGTATCATAGCTTTGGTGCACAAGATGCATTGAAGCGGCAATGCCTATTTGGGCAGAAGGCTTCAGGGAATTATCCTTTGCGGCCCTCTGCTTTTCTATTTTTACATCACGGAGGAAGAGATGCCAAGTTACGATATTGTGGATTTCCATACGCATATCTACCCGGCCAAGATTGCGCATAAAGCGGTGGATGCGATCAGCCAGTTTTATTCCATCGCCATGTCCGGCCAGGGGACCAGCGAGCACCTTTTGCAGGAGGGAAGCAAGATTGGCGTTTCCCGCTATGTCGTGCATTCCGTCGCGACGACTCCGGCGCAGGTTGTCTCCATCAACGATTTCATCGCCAGGGAGACCCAGGCGCATCCCGAGTTCGTCGGCTTTGCGACGCTGCACCCAGGCTTTGACGATATTGCCTCAGAGGTAGACCGTGCCATCGATCTTGGGCTTAGGGGCATTAAAGTGCATCCGGATTTCCAGGAGTTCAATATAGACGACGATGCCGCCATGAAAATTTACCGGGCGATTGAGGGAAGGCTGCCCATCCTGTTCCACATGGGCGATAAAACGCGGGATTTTTCCGCTCCCCGCCGTTTGCGCGCGGTTTTGGAGCGCTTTCCAAGCCTTGTGGTCATCGGTGCGCACTTCGGGGGATATAACGCCTGGGAGGAATCCAAAAAATATCTGCTTGGCCAGAATATCTATTTCGATACCTCCAGCTCGCTTTTCTGCCTCCCGCCGGAGGAGGCCGCCCAGATGATCCATGCGCACGGCGCAGATAAAATGCTCTTTGGCACGGATTATCCCATGTGGGATCACGAGGAGGAGCTCGCGCGCTTTCTGGCTCTCCCGCTGACGGAAGAGGAGCGCATTGCCATTCTGGCAAAGAACGCGCGCTCGCTTCTTAAAATCTGAATACTTTTTACTTCGATTTTTTCCATAAAATTCCTGTTTATTTGCCTGCCGCCCGGCCATAATAGTATCGAGGCAGCAATGAACCGGCTTGCCAATTGGCCTTGGTGCTTTCAAATAAACACTTATTATTTTGACTTGCCGGCGCATATCAGCAGAGAGGTGCACAACCCGGTTTATGGCCTTAAGAGCTCAAGAAATTGAGCTCTTTTTTGTGTCTTTTCCGGGGGAATTATGATATAATTTAGATAAATTTGAAAATGCAAAAGAAGAGGGGGAAACGTTTTGGCGCTTTCACCAATGATGAGGCAATACCTTGAGATCAAGGAAAAAAATAAAGACTGCCTGCTGTTTTTCCGGCTGGGCGATTTCTATGAAATGTTCTTTGAAGATGCGATTACTGCATCAAAGGAGCTGGAAATTGCGCTGACGGGCAGAGACTGCGGCCTGGAAGAACGGGCGCCTATGTGCGGCGTGCCGTATCATGCGGCGGAAGGCTATATCCAGCGCTTAATTGAGAAGGGATATAAAGTCGCCATCTGCGAACAGCTGCAAGATCCCGCATCGGCAAAAGGGATCGTCGAGCGGGGCATCGTGCGCATCGTAACGCCTGGAACCATCTCGGAAAGCTCCATGCTCAAAGAGGATGAGAACAGCTTCCTGCTCTCGGTCTATGAGCATAAGGGCAGAATCGGCGCAGCTTATGCGGATATTTCGACCGGCGCATTTCTGGCCGAGGAGGTCGCGAGCCTGGAAGAGCTGGGCAATCTGCTTTTGCGCATTTTGCCGCGGGAGGTTCTTTTTGCTGAAAACAATGCGGTGTTGTTCCGCTATTTCAAAGAGCAGGAATCGCTCTATCTCACACGCTACGACGCATGGCCCTACGAGGGCAGCAATGCCAAACGGCTTTTGCAGGAGCACTTCGAAGTGATGAGCGTCTCGGTCTTTGGCTTTGCCGAGGATTCGCCCTGCCTGAATGCCGCAGGCGCGCTTTTGCAATATTTGCTGGATACGCAGAAAAATTCTTTGTCGCATATCAAGAAACTCCTGAAAACTTCCGGCAAAGACTATATGGCCATCGACGCCTTTACGCACCGCAACCTGGAGCTGACCGAGACCATGCGCGGCAAGGAAAAGCGCGGCTCGCTTCTTTGGCTGCTGGATAAAACCAAAACCGCCATGGGCGGGCGTCTGCTAAAGCTGTATATTGAACAGCCGCTTCTAAATAAAAAAGAGATCAACGCGCGGCTGGACGCCGTAGGGGAGATTAAGGAGGGCTATGCGCTTCGCAGCAATCTCCGGCAGGAGCTGGATAAAATCTACGATATCGAGCGCCTGCTTTCCCGCATTTCCTACGGCTCTTTGGATGCGCGCGATATCGTTGCGCTGAAAAACTCCATCGCGCCTTTGCCGAGCATTCAGCAGCTCCTGAAAGGCTGCAAAAGCGAGGCGCTTTTGCAGTGCGCCCAGCAGCTGGATACGCTGGATCAGCTCTATACCTATCTGGATGGCTGCATCTGCGAGGATCCGCCGCACGGCATCCGGGACGGCGGCTTTATCAGGCCCGGCTACAACGCAGAGGTGGATAATCTGAGAGAGGCCAAGACCAGCGGCTCTGAATGGCTTGCCACCATGGAACAGCGGGAGAAGGACGCGACAGGCATTAAAAACCTGAAAATCGGCTATAACAAAGTATTCGGCTACTATATCGAGGTCTCCAAATCCAATCTTTCCTCGGTTCCATACCGCTATACCCGGCGGCAGACGCTTTCCAACTGCGAGCGCTATATCACGCAGGAGCTCAAGGAGCTGGAGGACATGCTGCTCTCGGCGACGGACAAATGCAACGCGCTGGAATACCATCTGTTTTTGCAGATTCGCGACTATCTGGCGCAGTATATCGATGTGCTGCAGAAAAATGCCAGCCTTCTGGCCAAAATCGACGTACTGCAATCCTTTGCGCAGGCGGCATACGACTACGACTATGTCAAGCCCAAGCTATGCTCGGATGGCAGCATTTCCATCAAAGACGGGCGGCACCCGGTCGTCGAGCGCACAGTGCGCCAGGAGTTCGTCCCCAACGACACCTATCTGGATGAGCAGGAGAAACTGCTCATCATCACAGGCCCCAATATGGCGGGCAAGAGCACATTCATGCGGCAGACCGGATTAATCGTCCTGATGGCGCAGATTGGCTGCTTCGTCCCGGCCTCGGAAGCGCGCATTTCTATCGTGGATCGCGTGTTCACCCGCGTCGGTGCCTCGGATGATCTGGCCTCCGGGCAAAGCACTTTCATGGTTGAAATGAACGAGCTGGCCAGCATTTTGAACAGCGCGACCAAAAACAGCCTTTTGATTTTAGATGAAATCGGCAGAGGAACCAGCACGCTGGACGGCCTTGCCATCGCCTGGGCGACGATAGAATACATTTTGGGCAAAAACGGCATTGGCGCAAAGACGCTGTTTGCCACGCATTACCACGAGCTGACGGATCTGGAAGGGAAGCTTGCCGGCGTGCAGAACTACTCGAGCAGTGTCCGCGAATACGAAAAGAGCATCGTATTCCTGCACAAGATTCAAAGGGGAGGGACGGATCGGAGCTTTGGAATTGAGGTGGCAAAGCTGGCCGGGCTGCCTGGCGCACTCATCGAGCGCGCAAAATCGCTCCTTGGTGTGCTTCAGCAGAGTGCAAGCACAGATCTCAGCAATATCGATCTCTCGGCTGTCCCGGAATTTCCGGACAAAAAAGCGCAGGAGGCGGAGAAGATGGTGAAAAGCCTGGCGCAGCTGGATATTGACCGCCTAACGCCTCTGGAGGCACTCTCCCTGCTCAACGATATCAAACAAAAGGCGATGGAAAATGGGTAAGATTCAAGTATTAAGCGAGCAAATTGCAAACCGGATTGCGGCAGGCGAGGTGGTCGAGCGGCCGGCTTCCATCGTTAAAGAGCTGGTGGAGAACTCCCTGGATGCCAAGGCCAGCGCCATCACCGTCTCGATTCTGGACGGCGGAATCCGCGAGATCCGCGTAACGGATAACGGCGAGGGGATTGCCGAAGAGGATATGCCTCTCACCATTTTAAAGCACGCGACCAGCAAGATCTATAAGCTTCAGGATTTGGACCGCATCTATTCCATGGGGTTTCGGGGCGAAGCCTTGGCCAGCATTGCCGCAGTTTCCATGCTCAGCATCAAATCTCGGGTTCATGCCAGCGATACAGGCACAGAGCTATGCGCAAAAGGCGGGAAAATCGAGTATATCCGCCAGGCGGGCCTGCCCGAGGGAACGTCCGTCATCGTGGAAAATCTCTTCTACAACACGCCTGCGCGCCTAAAATTTCTCAAAAAGCCAGGCTCAGAGGCGGCTGCTATTTCGGATATCGTCAGCCGGCTGATTTTAGCGCGGCCGGATATCTCTCTGCGCTACACCGCCAACGGGAAGGGCATCTATCACAGCCCGGGCAGTGGAGAGCTTCTGGACGCGATCTGCGCCGTAAACGGCCAGCAAATGCGCTCCCATCTGATCCCAGTCGATTATCAGATCAACAAGATTCGTGTCTGCGGGTATATCGGCGCGCCTGATATCACCTATAAAACGCAAAAGAACGGAAGCCTGTTTATCAACCAGCGCTATATCCGCTCGGAGGCGATTCAATCTGCGATTTTGCGCGCCTATGGGGAGCGCATCCTGCGCGGCAGTTTCCCATTCTACACCCTGCATCTGAATATGGATTTGAGCGATGTAGACGTGAATGTCCATCCAAATAAGCTGACCGTGCATTTCAGCGACGAAAATGCGGTAGAATACGCGGTGATCAACGCCGTCTCAGATGCGCTTGCGGGGCAGTATTCTCCCGTTGTCTCTCAATTTCAAAGCTCTAAACGCAATGTGAGCTATGAACAGCTTAAAATAGCAGAGGATTTGCCAAAGCCTGAAGAAGTGCCCAGTTTGGAGTTTAGCCCAAGCCCTTCCGCGCAGGAGAAGCTTTCTTCCCAGGAGGATTGGAAAATGCCATCCGATTCCGAGCTGGAAGAGGGCATCGAAGAGATCATGCGCCTAACCGCCGAGCACAAAAACAAAGGCCCATTTGAGATCAATACACCCTCGGAGATTTCCGTCGCCGATCCTCCCAGGGATTTTTCCCTGGCTCTGGAGCGCGCAGGCCAAAAACACACGGCACCGGCCGCAGCCAGCCAGCCGACGCTTCTCTCCAACCTTCCGGAAGCCCGGGTTTTGGGCGTCGCTTTTTCCACTTATATCATCGCGGAAGCAGGGGAGAGCCTATATTTTATCGACCAGCACGCCGCGCACGAGCGAAAGATCTACGATACGCTCATGCAGGCCATGGAAAAAAGGGCGATCAGCCAGCGGCTGCTCATCCCGGAGGTCTACCGGCTGACGCACGAAGAACAGGTGCGCCTAGAAGAGAATCTGAATATCTTGGCGCAGATGGGATTTGAGCTCCAGTTAAGCGCGCCGCTCGTCTGCGAAATCCATGCAGTTCCGCAAATTTTGGGCGAGGCGAAAGCGGCAGCCACGCTGGAGGATGTTCTGGGCTCGCTGACGAGCGGTGGAGCCCCCGAGGCAGTGCGCAAAGATCGCATCGCCAAAGGCGCCTGCAAACGCGCGATCAAGGCAGGCCAGCCCATGATAGAGAGCGATATTCAAAATCTAATTCAATATTTCCTGCAATCCGGCAAAATCCCAAATTGCCCGCACGGCCGGCCGATTGCCGTCTGCATCCCGAAAAAAGAGCTGGAAATCAGCTTTAAAAGGAGAGTATAGTGCAAAAACTCATTGTGATTCTTGGCCCGACCGCCTCGGGGAAAACAG from the Christensenellaceae bacterium 44-20 genome contains:
- the ftsH gene encoding ATP-dependent zinc metalloprotease FtsH: MKEQKTSKKPILFYCIVAIILLMLLNALVFPKVLQPRVTEVDYGTFLRFIDEGKIKTVEIQDEEQRIAFLAVDESGEEKVYITTAMNDPNLVDRLYQKDSKIAFSRVLPQENSPLLNFLYTWILPSVAFYLLGLWLMRSMQKRVPGGNNAMTFGKSNAKIYVEAKTGKSFSDVAGQDEAKEALSEIVDFLHHPDRYTQIGASLPKGALLVGPPGTGKTLLAQAVAGEAKVPFFSISGSEFVEMFVGMGAAKVRDLFQQANEKAPCIVFIDELDTIGKKRDTGGIGGNDEREQTLNQLLTEMDGFDGKRGVVILAATNRPDSLDPALLRPGRFDRRIPVELPDLAGREAILKVHANKVRLDPGVDFNAIARATSGASGAELANMINEAALRAVRNGRKAVSQEDLEESVEVVLAGYQRKNAVVSEREKKIVSYHEIGHALVAAKQEGTAPVHKITIVPRTSGALGYTMQVEAGERLLLSREEAFQRLATLAGGRAAEELIFGSVTTGASNDIEQATKLARAMITRYGMSETFDMTALETVSNQYLGGDTALACSAQTAAKVDEEVIALIKDAHHRAYEILSSNQALLHQLAAYLLERETITGEEFQKILEEN
- a CDS encoding zinc metallopeptidase; the encoded protein is MYIDWTYIYLVLPAVAFAMWASAKVNSTFRRYSGVHSQSNITGREAAQMVLQQNGVFGVNIEQVPGKLSDHYDPRSNTIRLSQAVYHSTSAAAIGVAAHEAGHAVQYAKGYSPIKVRAAILPAANIGSGLAMPLILLGILLSGFGAFYQNIAYLGVACFGLCTLFQLVTLPVEYNASNRALEAISNASIFTAQEQEGARKVLSAAALTYVASLAVSIMQLLRLILLVNRNNRRD
- a CDS encoding amidohydrolase family protein — encoded protein: MPSYDIVDFHTHIYPAKIAHKAVDAISQFYSIAMSGQGTSEHLLQEGSKIGVSRYVVHSVATTPAQVVSINDFIARETQAHPEFVGFATLHPGFDDIASEVDRAIDLGLRGIKVHPDFQEFNIDDDAAMKIYRAIEGRLPILFHMGDKTRDFSAPRRLRAVLERFPSLVVIGAHFGGYNAWEESKKYLLGQNIYFDTSSSLFCLPPEEAAQMIHAHGADKMLFGTDYPMWDHEEELARFLALPLTEEERIAILAKNARSLLKI
- the mutS gene encoding DNA mismatch repair protein MutS — its product is MMRQYLEIKEKNKDCLLFFRLGDFYEMFFEDAITASKELEIALTGRDCGLEERAPMCGVPYHAAEGYIQRLIEKGYKVAICEQLQDPASAKGIVERGIVRIVTPGTISESSMLKEDENSFLLSVYEHKGRIGAAYADISTGAFLAEEVASLEELGNLLLRILPREVLFAENNAVLFRYFKEQESLYLTRYDAWPYEGSNAKRLLQEHFEVMSVSVFGFAEDSPCLNAAGALLQYLLDTQKNSLSHIKKLLKTSGKDYMAIDAFTHRNLELTETMRGKEKRGSLLWLLDKTKTAMGGRLLKLYIEQPLLNKKEINARLDAVGEIKEGYALRSNLRQELDKIYDIERLLSRISYGSLDARDIVALKNSIAPLPSIQQLLKGCKSEALLQCAQQLDTLDQLYTYLDGCICEDPPHGIRDGGFIRPGYNAEVDNLREAKTSGSEWLATMEQREKDATGIKNLKIGYNKVFGYYIEVSKSNLSSVPYRYTRRQTLSNCERYITQELKELEDMLLSATDKCNALEYHLFLQIRDYLAQYIDVLQKNASLLAKIDVLQSFAQAAYDYDYVKPKLCSDGSISIKDGRHPVVERTVRQEFVPNDTYLDEQEKLLIITGPNMAGKSTFMRQTGLIVLMAQIGCFVPASEARISIVDRVFTRVGASDDLASGQSTFMVEMNELASILNSATKNSLLILDEIGRGTSTLDGLAIAWATIEYILGKNGIGAKTLFATHYHELTDLEGKLAGVQNYSSSVREYEKSIVFLHKIQRGGTDRSFGIEVAKLAGLPGALIERAKSLLGVLQQSASTDLSNIDLSAVPEFPDKKAQEAEKMVKSLAQLDIDRLTPLEALSLLNDIKQKAMENG
- the mutL gene encoding DNA mismatch repair endonuclease MutL produces the protein MGKIQVLSEQIANRIAAGEVVERPASIVKELVENSLDAKASAITVSILDGGIREIRVTDNGEGIAEEDMPLTILKHATSKIYKLQDLDRIYSMGFRGEALASIAAVSMLSIKSRVHASDTGTELCAKGGKIEYIRQAGLPEGTSVIVENLFYNTPARLKFLKKPGSEAAAISDIVSRLILARPDISLRYTANGKGIYHSPGSGELLDAICAVNGQQMRSHLIPVDYQINKIRVCGYIGAPDITYKTQKNGSLFINQRYIRSEAIQSAILRAYGERILRGSFPFYTLHLNMDLSDVDVNVHPNKLTVHFSDENAVEYAVINAVSDALAGQYSPVVSQFQSSKRNVSYEQLKIAEDLPKPEEVPSLEFSPSPSAQEKLSSQEDWKMPSDSELEEGIEEIMRLTAEHKNKGPFEINTPSEISVADPPRDFSLALERAGQKHTAPAAASQPTLLSNLPEARVLGVAFSTYIIAEAGESLYFIDQHAAHERKIYDTLMQAMEKRAISQRLLIPEVYRLTHEEQVRLEENLNILAQMGFELQLSAPLVCEIHAVPQILGEAKAAATLEDVLGSLTSGGAPEAVRKDRIAKGACKRAIKAGQPMIESDIQNLIQYFLQSGKIPNCPHGRPIAVCIPKKELEISFKRRV